One segment of Carya illinoinensis cultivar Pawnee chromosome 1, C.illinoinensisPawnee_v1, whole genome shotgun sequence DNA contains the following:
- the LOC122283793 gene encoding G-type lectin S-receptor-like serine/threonine-protein kinase SD2-5 produces MGLFQIRTLFLCLLLVLETCIASIQQFGRIYPGYQASQMVYIDNKGIFLRSNDMKFALGFYTSLDVTLFLLVIIHMPSSRVVWTANRGFLVGNSDCFVFGKNGNVYLEHGNGVAWSTNTTGETAKAMELQDTGNLVLVGGGGRILWQSFSHPTDTLLPGQEFLDGMQLKSFPNRHGLSHYLDSRSGDLILSAGFETPQLYWSISKDTRKTNNSISGKVHSVTLVFTSWNFYDQNKTLLWQFVFSNSPGWNAFWAAVLGSDGSISFYDLQKGKSVTPEAIKIPPSSCGTPEPCDPYHVCSFDNRCQCPSLLRSNSDCKPQINSMCNGSKSSVKLLHIGEELNYFALNFVTPLMKPDLDACKEACLGNCSCLVLFFENSSGSCILFDQIGSLQRSNMGSTSYSTYMKVSGGLGPAVENRRNWKSILIIMVIAFATVTIIIGLLYAGYWYLKKKISPRHHLNDSEEDDFLDNLPGMPLRFSYINLSRATQNFSTKIGQGGFGSVYVGVLPDGTQVAVKKLESTVQGTKEFKAEVTTIGSIHHVHLVKLKGFCAEGPHRLLVYEYMEKGSLDKWIFNKNEEGHLLDWDTRFNIALGTAKGLAYLHEECEVKIVHCDIKPENVLLDDNFVAKVSDFGMAKLMNREQSIVYTTLRGTRGYLAPEWITNFAISEKSDVYSYGMVLLEIVGGRKNYDSGENSEKVHFPSYAFKMLEEGKLKEIIDTELEIDERDDRVVTAIKLALWCIQDDMHLRPPMTKVVQILEGFCAVPPPPTTSQLGSLSAFSRWSSQGATSSGFDDYSGDVASSDVRLSGPR; encoded by the coding sequence ATGGGTTTGTTCCAAATTAGAACCTTATTTCTTTGCCTCCTCCTTGTACTCGAGACCTGCATAGCCAGCATTCAACAGTTTGGCCGGATATATCCTGGGTACCAAGCGTCTCAGATGGTATATATTGATAATAAAGGTATATTTCTGAGGTCGAATGATATGAAATTTGCTTTGGGCTTCTATACTAGTTTGGATGTTACGTTGTTTCTACTAGTTATCATTCACATGCCTAGTTCCAGAGTGGTCTGGACTGCTAATAGGGGCTTCTTGGTTGGAAATAGCGATTGCTTTGTGTTTGGAAAAAATGGGAACGTCTACTTGGAACATGGAAATGGTGTGGCTTGGTCCACAAACACTACAGGAGAAACAGCTAAAGCCATGGAATTGCAAGATACAGGAAACTTGGTATTGGTTGGGGGTGGTGGAAGAATTCTATGGCAGAGTTTTAGCCATCCTACTGATACCCTTTTGCCTGGTCAGGAATTCTTGGACGGAATGCAGCTCAAAAGTTTCCCCAACCGTCATGGCTTGTCTCACTATCTAGATTCCAGGTCAGGTGATTTGATCTTGTCAGCAGGGTTTGAAACTCCACAACTTTATTGGTCCATATCAAAGGACACCCGGAAAACCAATAACAGCATCAGCGGCAAGGTTCATTCTGTTACTCTGGTGTTTACATCCTGGAATTTCTACGATCAAAATAAAACCTTACTTTGGCAATTTGTCTTCTCCAATAGTCCTGGATGGAATGCCTTCTGGGCTGCTGTTTTAGGCTCTGATGGCTCCATATCATTCTATGATCTTCAAAAGGGGAAGTCAGTTACTCCCGAGGCAATAAAAATACCGCCAAGTTCCTGCGGCACTCCAGAGCCTTGTGACCCATACCATGTGTGCTCTTTTGACAATAGATGCCAATGCCCTTCACTTCTCAGATCGAACTCTGATTGCAAGCCTCAGATTAACTCAATGTGCAATGGCTCCAAGAGTTCAGTAAAGCTTCTACACATTGGCGAAGAGCTTAACTATTTTGCACTGAACTTCGTTACACCTTTGATGAAGCCCGATCTAGATGCTTGCAAAGAAGCATGCCTAGGAAATTGTTCTTGCCTCGTGCTGTTCTTTGAAAACTCTTCTGGGAGTTGTATTCTATTTGACCAGATTGGAAGTTTGCAACGGTCTAATATGGGTTCTACTAGTTATAGCACGTATATGAAGGTTTCAGGTGGTCTAGGTCCGGCAGTCGAAAATAGAAGGAACTGGAAGAGCATTCTTATAATCATGGTCATAGCTTTTGCAACTGTGACGATTATTATTGGACTACTTTATGCAGGATACTGGTACCTCAAAAAGAAGATATCACCACGACATCATTTAAATGATTCGGAAGAGGATGATTTCTTGGACAATCTTCCTGGGATGCCTCTTCGTTTCAGTTATATTAATCTTTCTAGAGCAACCCAAAACTTCTCTACAAAAATTGGCCAAGGAGGGTTTGGGTCAGTCTACGTAGGTGTGCTCCCAGATGGTACACAAGTGGCAGTGAAAAAGTTAGAGAGCACTGTTCAGGGGACGAAAGAGTTTAAAGCTGAAGTTACCACCATCGGGAGTATCCATCATGTGCATCTGGTCAAGCTAAAAGGCTTTTGTGCTGAAGGGCCTCACCGGCTTCTTGTATACGAGTACATGGAAAAAGGGTCATTAGATAAATGGATCttcaataagaatgaagagggTCACTTATTGGATTGGGATACGAGATTTAATATTGCTTTGGGAACAGCAAAGGGTTTGGCTTATCTCCATGAGGAATGTGAAGTGAAGATTGTCCACTGTGATATTAAACCTGAAAATGTTCTTCTTGACGATAATTTTGTTGCCAAAGTTTCAGATTTTGGTATGGCTAAGCTAATGAACCGAGAACAGAGCATTGTGTATACAACGCTAAGGGGTACAAGAGGGTACCTTGCACCAGAATGGATTACCAACTTTGCCATCTCAGAGAAGAGTGATGTATACAGTTATGGCATGGTCTTGCTTGAGATTGTAGGAGGAAGGAAGAATTATGATTCGGGAGAGAATTCAGAGAAAGTCCATTTTCCTTCTTATGCGTTCAAGATGTTGGAAGAGggaaaattgaaagaaatcaTTGACACAGAGCTAGAGATTGATGAAAGAGACGATAGGGTAGTCACTGCCATCAAACTTGCTTTGTGGTGTATCCAAGATGATATGCATCTGAGGCCACCAATGACTAAAGTAGTCCAAATTCTTGAAGGCTTTTGTGCTGTCCCTCCGCCTCCAACCACCTCTCAGTTAGGTTCACTATCAGCTTTCTCTAGATGGAGTAGTCAAGGGGCTACTTCATCAGGATTTGATGATTACTCCGGTGATGTAGCCTCGTCAGATGTTCGCTTATCAGGACCAAGATGA
- the LOC122283809 gene encoding G-type lectin S-receptor-like serine/threonine-protein kinase SD2-5, with protein MGLLYFLTLCLCLLSVFENCIAINQHVGQIYPGFQASHSEWADKNGLFLSSNNSAFAFGFFTALDVDLFLLVVFHMGSSKVVWTANRGLLVNNFDKFVFEENGNVFLEIGDGVAWSTNTTGEKVGSMELQDSGNLVLLAENRSILWQSFSHPTDTLLPGQVFQEGMRLKSFPNRNNLSHYVEFKSGDMVLYAGFETPQIYWSITNDSRKSNNNVTGSVHSVSLVSNSWNFYNQEGLLLWQFVFSDYNDTSAFWAAILGAAGSISFYNLQKGKHVGPEATKIPENSCGVPEHCDPYYVCYFDNWCQCPVGDCKPQTVSTCNSSKSSAKLLYIGEKLTYFAFGFVKPLLKSNLNACKEACLTSCSCLVLFFESTSGRCFLFDQIGNLQRSAEGSGYISYMKVSGVRDGGPSPASREERKHFIAIVIIVIATISVILGLICMGFWYHRKKKGLLEYSTDNLEEDNFLNSLSGAPVRFSYSDLSRATKNFTTKIGAGGFGSVYLGVLPDGTRLAVKKLEAIGQGKKQFRAEVTIIGSIHHVHLVKLRGFCAEGSHRLLVYEYMGKGSLDKWIFKNNEGSHLLDWDTRFNIALGTAKGLAYLHEECEVKIVHCDIKPENVLLDNNFAAKVSDFGLAKLMNREQSLVHTTLRGTRGYLAPEWITKYAISEKSDVYSYGMVLLEIIGGRKNYDPEYSLEKVYLPSYASKMLEEGKLKEIIDSELEIDENDERVSAAIKVALWCIQDDMHLRPPMTKVVQMLEEGLCAVPPPPISSQISSHSNFFKWSSGETTSSGLIDYHSEVAMSDVRLSGPR; from the coding sequence ATGGGTTTGTTATATTTCCTAACGTTGTGTCTCTGTCTCCTCTCTGTGTTTGAGAACTGCATCGCCATTAATCAGCATGTTGGTCAGATTTATCCTGGATTCCAAGCGTCTCATAGCGAATGGGCCGATAAAAATGGGCTATTTTTGTCATCCAACAATTCGGCATTCGCCTTCGGCTTTTTCACTGCCCTGGATGTCGATTTGTTTTTACTAGTAGTCTTTCACATGGGTAGTTCCAAAGTGGTTTGGACTGCTAATAGAGGCTTACTGGTTAACAATTTTGACAAGTTTGTTTTTGAAGAAAATGGGAACGTGTTTTTGGAAATTGGGGACGGTGTAGCTTGGTCTACTAATACAACAGGGGAAAAGGTTGGATCCATGGAATTGCAGGATTCAGGAAACTTGGTATTGCTTGCCGAGAATAGAAGTATTCTTTGGCAGAGCTTTAGCCATCCCACTGATACCCTTTTACCTGGCCAGGTGTTCCAGGAAGGAATGAGACTTAAAAGCTTCCCAAACCGCAACAACTTGTCTCATTATGTTGAGTTCAAGTCAGGTGATATGGTCTTGTATGCAGGTTTTGAAACCCCACAAATCTATTGGTCTATAACAAATGATAGCCGGAAAAGCAATAACAATGTCACCGGCAGCGTCCATTCTGTCTCTCTGGTATCCAATTCATGGAACTTTTATAATCAAGAAGGACTTTTGCTTTGGCAATTTGTCTTCTCTGACTATAATGACACCAGTGCCTTCTGGGCTGCCATTTTAGGCGCTGCTGGGTCAATATCATTCTATAATCTTCAGAAGGGAAAGCATGTCGGTCCAGAGGCAACTAAGATACCAGAAAATTCCTGCGGTGTTCCAGAGCATTGTGACCCATATTATGTGTGCTATTTTGACAACTGGTGCCAATGCCCAGTTGGTGATTGCAAACCTCAGACCGTATCAACCTGTAATAGCTCCAAAAGTTCAGCCAAGCTTTTATACATTGGTGAGAAGCTTACTTATTTTGCATTTGGATTTGTTAAACCCCTTTTGAAATCTAATCTAAATGCATGCAAAGAAGCTTGCCTTACAAGCTGCTCTTGCCTTGTGCTGTTCTTTGAAAGCACTTCTGGGAGATGCTTTCTATTCGACCAGATAGGGAATCTGCAACGCTCTGCTGAAGGTTCTGGTTATATTTCATACATGAAGGTCTCAGGTGTCAGAGATGGTGGACCGAGTCCTGCAAGCAGAGAGGAAAGGAAGCACTTTATAGCAATTGTAATAATTGTTATTGCAACCATATCAGTAATTCTTGGTCTAATTTGCATGGGATTCTGGTATCACCGCAAAAAGAAGGGATTACTGGAATATTCTACAGACAACCTGGAAGAAGATAATTTCTTGAATAGTCTTTCTGGGGCACCTGTTCGTTTCAGTTATAGTGATCTCAGTCGAGCTACAAAGAACTTTACTACAAAGATTGGTGCAGGCGGGTTTGGATCAGTCTACCTCGGTGTGCTTCCAGATGGTACTCGCTTGGCTGTGAAAAAACTGGAGGCCATTGGGCAGGGGAAGAAGCAGTTTAGAGCTGAAGTCACAATTATCGGGAGTATCCATCATGTCCATCTGGTCAAGCTCAGAGGATTCTGTGCTGAAGGGTCTCACCGGCTTCTTGTCTATGAATACATGGGAAAAGGGTCTTTAGATAAATGGATCTTTAAGAACAATGAAGGAAGTCACTTGTTGGATTGGGATACCAGATTCAACATAGCACTGGGGACTGCAAAGGGATTAGCTTATCTCCACGAGGAGTGTGAAGTGAAGATTGTTCATTGCGATATAAAACCTGAAAATGTTCTTCTTGACAATAATTTTGCTGCAAAAGTATCGGATTTTGGTCTGGCCAAGCTAATGAACAGGGAACAGAGCCTTGTGCACACAACGCTAAGGGGTACAAGAGGTTACCTTGCACCCGAATGGATCACCAAGTATGCCATTTCAGAAAAGAGTGATGTATACAGCTATGGCATGGTCTTGCTTGAGATCATTGGAGGGAGGAAGAATTACGATCCAGAATATAGTTTGGAGAAAGTCTATCTTCCTTCTTATGCCTCCAAGATGTTAGAAGAAGGAAAACTGAAAGAAATAATTGATTCTGAGCTAGAGATAGATGAGAATGATGAAAGGGTTTCCGCTGCAATCAAGGTGGCACTGTGGTGTATACAGGACGACATGCATTTAAGACCACCAATGACTAAAGTAGTCCAAATGCTTGAAGAAGGCCTTTGTGCTGTGCCTCCGCCTCCAATCTCCTCCCAAATCAGTTCTCACTCGAACTTCTTCAAATGGAGCAGTGGAGAGACTACTTCATCAGGACTGATTGATTACCATAGCGAAGTGGCCATGTCAGATGTGCGGCTATCAGGCCCAAGATGA
- the LOC122283841 gene encoding methyl-CpG-binding domain-containing protein 11-like → MEKEAQIGAQEEEVLSLELPAPLSWKKLFLPKKGGTPRKNEITFVAPTGEEITNKKQLEQYLKSHPGNPSISEFDWGTGETPRRSARISEKAKATLPSEGESPRKRGRKSLGIKKDNKEVEGASEENEGTKEIQMQDAEVAGKEDAETEKEKDVSKEAPADNGDKTQKENGDELQINAEESKNGVASAEVPSADRTQAVVNVKHLDVAAAAADEKVTGEAVATDASKSEKGEDDVEKVPQAGTQKTNGTSDKKPDDPEANGGAKQDNRCGIAEPRGEIKEKQALSENDRKSNVETDEKFKKNDGEVIENGKVTEVGSADAPHRPSPSTVSC, encoded by the exons ATGGAGAAGGAAGCACAAATCGGAGCCCAAGAGGAGGAGGTTCTTTCTTTGGAGCTCCCAGCTCCTCTTTCTTGGAAGAAATtg TTCTTACCCAAGAAAGGAGGTACACCTAGGAAGAACGAGATCACGTTTGTTGCTCCTACTGGAGAGGAGATAACCAACAAAAAGCAACTGGAGCAGTACCTAAAATCACACCCTGGTAATCCTTCAATATCAGAGTTTGATTGGGGTACTGGTGAGACTCCTAGAAGATCTGCACGAATCAGTGAAAAGGCCAAGGCAACTCTGCCATCAGAGGGTGAGTCCCCAAGGAAGCGTGGCCGAAAATCGTTGGGGATAAAGAAGGACAACAAAGAAGTGGAAGGTGCTTCGGAAGAAAATGAAGGTACCAAGGAAATTCAAATGCAAGATGCGGAGGTAGCTGGGAAAGAAGATGCAGAAACCGAGAAGGAGAAAGATGTTTCCAAGGAAGCTCCAGCTGACAATGGagataaaacacaaaaagaaaatggagatgAACTCCAGATCAATGCTGAGGAAAGCAAGAATGGGGTTGCTTCTGCAGAAGTGCCTAGTGCTGATAGAACCCAAGCTGTGGTTAATGTTAAGCATCTAGATGTTGCAGCAGCAGCTGCAGATGAAAAGGTTACTGGAGAAGCTGTTGCTACAGACGCAAGTAAAAGTGAGAAGGGAGAGGACGATGTGGAAAAGGTGCCACAAGCTGGAACACAGAAAACAAACGGTACAAGTGACAAGAAACCGGATGACCCAGAAGCAAATGGGGGAGCAAAGCAAGATAATCGTTGTGGAATTGCAGAACCCAGGGGAGAGATCAAGGAGAAACAAGCTTTGTCCGAGAATGATCGAAAATCTAATGTTGAGACTGAcgagaaattcaagaaaaatgatGGGGAGGTGATTGAAAATGGTAAGGTTACGGAAGTGGGGTCAGCTGATGCCCCCCACCGACCTTCACCCTCCACTGTGAGCTGCTGA
- the LOC122283825 gene encoding glucan endo-1,3-beta-glucosidase 14-like gives MVLCPLTLPFLDYIIQRHSHIPLYKMEFSSFVVNMPIKPMKFSPFFLLLLLVFSITSLNVLIAEAFTGTYGINYGRIADNIPSPQSVVTLLKAAKIKNIRIYDANQDVLQAFKGSGIEIVVGLGNEFLKDISVGEDRAMNWIKENVQPFLPGTSIRGIAVGNEILGGMDVELWEVLLPAVKNVYSALDRLGLTKKIEVSSPHSEAVFANSFPPSSCNFRDDILPFMKPLLQFFSQTGSPFYINAYPFLAYKSDPEHIDLKYALFQSNPGIYDAKTKLHYSNMFDAMVDAAYAALEKVGFQKMEVIVSETGWASRGDENEAGATVNNARTYNYNLRKKLAKKKGTPYRPKIAVRAYIFALFNENLKPGPTSERNFGLFKADGSIAYNIGFTGLSSSAPSSLLSFKEIGSSYTLVFASCAAILLLIF, from the exons ATGGTGTTGTGTCCGTTGACGTTACCGTTTTTGGATTACATAATACAGCGCCATTCCCACATCCCCCTCTACAAAATGGAATTCTCCTCCTTCGTTGTTAATATGCCTATCAAACCAATGAAGttctctcctttctttctcttGCTTCTCCTTGTCTTCTCCATCACATCTCTCAATG TTTTGATAGCAGAAGCATTCACGGGGACATATGGAATAAACTATGGCAGAATAGCAGACAACATACCTTCCCCCCAAAGTGTGGTGACACTTCTCAAAGCTGCAAAGATAAAAAACATTAGAATATATGACGCTAACCAGGATGTCCTCCAGGCCTTCAAAGGATCTGGCATTGAGATAGTGGTTGGACTCGGAAATgaattcctgaaagacatcagTGTAGGCGAGGATCGTGCCATGAATTGGATAAAAGAAAATGTGCAGCCTTTCCTTCCTGGAACTTCTATACGTGGAATTGCAGTTGGGAATGAGATCTTGGGAGGCATGGATGTGGAGCTCTGGGAGGTGTTGCTGCCTGCAGTAAAGAATGTTTACAGTGCCCTTGATAGATTGGGTTTGACCAAGAAGATTGAGGTCTCAAGCCCACATTCGGAGGCTGTCTTCGCCAATTCATTCCCTCCATCTTCGTGTAATTTCAGGGACGATATTCTTCCATTCATGAAGCCACTTTTGCAGTTCTTCTCGCAGACTGGTTCTCCTTTTTACATAAATGCATATCCATTCTTGGCCTACAAGAGTGACCCTGAGCATATTGATCTCAAATATGCTCTCTTCCAATCAAATCCTGGAATTTATGATGCAAAGACTAAGTTACACTATAGTAACATGTTTGATGCAATGGTTGATGCTGCTTATGCCGCCTTAGAAAAGGTCGGGTTTCAGAAGATGGAGGTCATAGTTTCTGAAACTGGTTGGGCTTCTCGTGGAGATGAGAATGAAGCAGGTGCCACAGTAAACAATGCAAGGACTTACAACTATAATTTGCGCAAGAAGCTAGCCAAAAAGAAGGGGACCCCCTATAGGCCAAAGATTGCGGTGAGGGcttatatttttgctttattCAATGAGAATTTGAAGCCAGGGCCAACCTCCGAGAGGAACTTTGGATTGTTTAAAGCTGATGGAAGCATTGCATATAACATTGGGTTCACTGGCCTGTCTTCTTCGGCACCCTCATCTCTGCTCTCTTTCAAG GAAATTGGATCGTCATACACACTGGTTTTTGCAAGCTGTGCTGCAATTCTGCTACTGATTTTTTAA